Proteins encoded together in one Triticum dicoccoides isolate Atlit2015 ecotype Zavitan chromosome 7B, WEW_v2.0, whole genome shotgun sequence window:
- the LOC119336107 gene encoding uncharacterized protein LOC119336107, whose translation MVDAGAARRAMQFRMPRRRRADAASASASGIGGGRRKRMAMARLGGDGGGRGGGSAERRRFFGALRRVRVRWLAALYRRTLRRLRASYARALRELVEGRALLGALNAPAGVECSRAASFGPMATVGF comes from the coding sequence ATGGTGGACGCGGGGGCGGCGAGGAGGGCCATGCAGTTCCGCATGCCGCGGCGCCGGAGGGCGGacgcggcgtcggcgtcggccagCGGGATCGGCGGCGGGCGGAGGAAGAGGATGGCGATGGCGAGGCTGGGCGGCGATggaggcggccgcggcggcggatCGGCTGAGAGGAGGAGGTTCTTCGGCGCGCTGCGCCGGGTGCGGGTGCGGTGGCTGGCGGCGCTGTACCGGCGGACGCTGCGGCGGCTGCGCGCGAGCTACGCCAGGGCCCTCCGCGAGCTCGTCGAGGGCAGGGCGCTCCTGGGCGCCCTCAACGCGCCCGCCGGCGTCGAGTGCTCCCGCGCCGCGTCGTTCGGGCCGATGGCCACGGTCGGCTTCTGA